AGACAGCAGAAAAGGGAGAGGCGCCTCCTCTCCCCTCTTCACCTGCGGCGGCTCAGCGCTGCAGGAGGATGGTCTCCTGAACCTTCAACCCCTGGGCCAGCGCGTCGGCGGCATGCTGCCTCGCACCCTGAAGATCATGGTTACGGTAGTTCCCGCACTCCAGTTCACTCACGCCGGGAATCGGGCGGTCATGGGCGGCCGTGTCGCGCAGCGCCGCCTCGAACGCCCGCAGGACGCCCGGCTCGTCGGGCTCGCCGATCACGGCCATGTACATCCCGGTGCGGCAGCCCATCGGGGAGACATC
This DNA window, taken from Deinococcus sedimenti, encodes the following:
- a CDS encoding S-ribosylhomocysteine lyase; the encoded protein is MANVESFDLDHTKVQAPYIRLAGVKTTPRGDSISKYDLRLLQPNQAEIEPAALHTLEHLLAGYLRDHLSDVVDVSPMGCRTGMYMAVIGEPDEPGVLRAFEAALRDTAAHDRPIPGVSELECGNYRNHDLQGARQHAADALAQGLKVQETILLQR